The following nucleotide sequence is from Aneurinibacillus soli.
AAGCTTCGATTCTCGGGTTGTCTGATTCGTTTCTATGGGCCACGGGTGTCGCGTTTGTTGGATTCGTTTTGAGTTTTTTCCTGCGTGATGTACGAAAGGATACAACAGCAAAAATAGAGAAGGTTGTTCCAATCGAAGATGATCGTCGCAAACTCGGGACCGGTCCAGCATAATGTAAGAGAGCAACCAAACTAAAAATACAGGGTGAGTCATTTACAATGCTGACTCACCCTTTTTATTTACATATCACATACTCGGTTGCCATGTCTCTCCAAGTTGCAACACACGCAAGCGATCAGTAGATAGATTTTGTTCATTCCAAGCAGTCGTAAATCGGTTCAGGGCTTCCGCTGCTGTATCATCCGCAAGCCGAAATGCCCCATAGTGCATCGGAATGCAGGTCTGAGCATGTAGCTCACAAAACGCTTTCACTGCATCTTCGGGATTAATATGAGCTGTCTGCATAAACCACTCCGGCTCGTATGCGCCAATCGGCATTAATACCGTATCAATGGCAAATCGTTTTCCAATCTCCGTAAACCCGCGAAAATAGCCCGTATCTCCAACAAAGTATACAGAAGGGGCATTTTCCGCTTGTACGACCCAGCCACCCCAATGTGACGTATTCATATCCCACAATCCTCGCCGTACCCAGTGTTGAGCTGGAACGAAGGTGAATGTACACCCTTTATCCGACATTTTCTCCCACCAGACAAATTCATGTACATGAGTAAAACCACGGCGTGTAAGCAAGCGGCCAAGACCTTCCGGCACGAGATACACCGGAGAACCAGGCAAGCGCTTGAGTGTACCGATATCAAGGTGATCATAATGCCCATGTGAGATCAGTACGACATCAATCGGGGGAAGCTGATCCAGACGGAGCCCTGGCTCTGACAGCCGTTTTTCCAATCCCATCCGCTTCGCCCATACTGGATCAGTCAAAATGTTACACCCGTTTATTTGAATAAGAAATGTCGCATGTCCGATCCATGTAATTGACGACGCGCTTCGATTAGCAGACAGCCATGCTATTTGCTTGTTCGCTGCCTGTGGCACAACATAAGACAGATCTTTTTTCTTTTGCTTTCGTTCACGCCGCCAGCGTCTCACCTCTGCAAATCCATGTTTGTTTTGAATTCCATCCAGATTTCCATAACGTTTGCGTGTCATTACTATCGTTCACAACCTTTCCTGTTCATCTAAGGGAAAAACATAAGAAATAGACTTGTGTAATCGTTTCTTATATCGTAAAATCACGATATAATACAAATAGGATAACATTACCGTAAGAAAGAGGGGAGCGGATATTATGGAGAATTTTCAGCGGTTCGAAGCAAAAGCCAAATTACTAAAAGCGCTGTCCCATCCGGTTCGTCTCTGCATTGCCCGTGGACTGTTAGAGAATGGCGCTTGCAACGTCACTAAAATTCATTGTGGTCTTAATATGCCACAGTCAACCATTTCTCAACATTTGCTCAAGTTAAAGGAGGCAGGCATTATTCACGGAGAACGCAAAGGCGTTGAGATTTTTTACTCGATTTCCAGTGATGCGATGCGAGAATTGATTCGTGCGTTAAAGCTAGAGTAAACCTTTTGTTGATATTATATCTATATATTCGAATATAATGATGAAAATAATAGGAGGAATTAGCCATGAAACCGAAAAAAATCGTCATTGTAGGTGGGGTCGCAGGGGGAGCTACCGCAGCAGCTCGTCTGCGTCGTCTAGATGAAACCGCGGAGATTGTGTTATTTGAGCGGGGGGAACACATTTCGTTTGCGAACTGTGGGTTGCCGTACTATATCGGCGAGACCATCACAAGCCGCAAAGCACTGCTTGTTCAGACCGTAGACGGAATGTCGAAGAAATTCAACATGGACATTCGCAATCGAAGCGAGGTCGTTCGCATTAACCGGGACGCGAAAACCGTAACGGTTCATAATCTCGGGACAAGGGAAACGTATGACGAAAGCTATGATGTGCTCATTCTCTCACCAGGCGCTAAGCCAATTATGCCTGCAATCCCGGGCATAGACGAGGCGGAGCAGTTGTTCACCCTCCGCAATATTCCTGATACAGATCGAATTAAAGAGTATGTCGATACACATAAACCTGCTCGTGCCGTGATTGTCGGCGGCGGCTTCATCGGGCTGGAGATGGCTGAGAACTTACATGATCGTGGGGTAGCGGTTACGCTCGTGCAGCGCGGCAATCAAGTGATGACTTCCATTGATTATGAACTGGCCGCTATGCTGCATACTCATATGCGAGAGAAGGGTGTCGACCTCATTTTAGAAGATGAAGTAGAAACATTCGAAGATCGCGGGCGTACCGTGAATTTAAAAAGCGGACGCCGTATCGTAACCGATATGATCTTGCTTGCAATTGGCGTCGAGCCAGAGAACCAGCTTGCTAAAGACGCCGGGCTTGCACTCGGTGTGCGTAACGCGACTAAAGTGAACGCCACCTTGCAGACGACAGACCCAAGCATTTATGCGATTGGAGACGCCATTGAAGTGACCGACTTCGTAAGCGGCAAACCGACAATGATTCCACTCGCATGGCCAGCTAATCGTCAGGGACGTCTGGTGGCGGATCATATTAACGGATTGGACGTAGCGTATCGCGGAACAATGGGAACGTCGATTGCGAAAGTATTCGATCTCACCGTTGCTTCAACTGGAATGAACGAAAAAGCTTTGCAGCGATTAAGTATTCCATACGAAGCTGTCCACATTCACCCAAATTCACATGCCGGATACTATCCAGGTGCGTCTCCAATCTCCTTGAAGCTTCTGTTCAATCGAGAAGATGGCACCATCTACGGAGCACAAGCTGTAGGACGGGATGGTGTCGATAAACGAATTGACGTAATCGCAGTGGCGATTAAAGCAGGCATGACCGTACGCGATCTGCCAGACCTTGAGCTTTCATATGCACCGCCGTATTCCTCTGCCAAAGATCCAGTCAATATGGCAGGCTATGTTGCCTTAAATATTATGGACGGTTTAAGTGACATTGTGCAGTGGCATCAAATCGATGACATTGTAGCGGACGGCGGTCTGTTAATCGATGTACGAGAGCCAATCGAACGAGAGATGGGCTTTATCCCAGGCTCCATTAACATCCCACTCGGTGACATTCGAGAGCGGATGGACGAAATTCCAAAAGAAAAGCCTGTCTACGTATCCTGCCAGGTCGGCTTGCGCGGCTATCTCGCAGCCCGCATCCTTCGTCAGTACGGCTATCAAGTATATAACGTAGATGGTGGTTACAAAACATACAGCAACGCATTCCAGCCACAAAAGCATCAGCCCGTGGCCACAAATGATAGCGGAGTAGCTGAAATAAAAGGAGAGACACAAGCAGTGAAGACAGATGCCCAACCGATCGAAGCGTCCGTAACACTTTCCGTGAACGCATGCGGCTTGCAATGCCCGGGGCCGATCATGCAAGTATATGAAAACATGCAAAATCTCAACGACGGCGACATCCTCGAAGTAAAAGCGACCGATCCAGGTTTTGCCCGCGACATTGCGGCATGGTGCAAAAATACCGGCAATACGCTCGTATCGTCTGAATTCGACCAAAACACCTGCATCGTCAAGATTCGCAAAGGATGCGACGCCTCGCAAGCTGTATGTAACTTATCCGCAGGTACACAGAAAAATGCAACACTCGTTGTATTCAGTGGTGATCTAGATAAAGCAATGGCTTCATTCATTATCGCATCTGGTGCCGCAGCGATGGGTAAGAAAGTGACCATGTTTTTCACCTTCTGGGGGCTGAATATACTGCGTCGTCCTGATGCTCCAAAGGTTGAAAAAGATTCGATGGAGAAAATGTTCGGTATGATGATGCCAAAAGGGGCAGGTGCACTTCCGCTATCTAAAATGAACATGGGCGGGATGGGAACCGTTATGATGAAGAAAGTAATGAGCAAGAAAAACGTTGACGATCTCGATACGCTGATTGCTAACGCGAAACGGGCGGGTGTAAAAATGATCGCCTGCACGATGAGTATGGATGTAATGGGCATCAAAGCCGAGGAATTCATTGACGGGGTCGAACTAGGCGGCGTTGCGACCTATCTTGGTGAAACAGAAGGCTCTGGCCTGAATTTATTTATCTAATACGAAAACCCGGAACAGTAGATTTTGTACCGTTCCGGGTTTTTTCCCGAATTCTGGTTGTGAACACCTTCATCAGCATGTATGATAAAAAAAGGATACCGTTGCGGAAAGCGGGAGATGAAAGGGGAGGCCCACGTATGAAACAGATCGTCGTAGTAGGAGCCGGTTATGCCGGTATTTCATTTTTGCACACAGTGCTGCCACATATTCCAGAAGACGTTCAGATTACGGTACTAGATCGACTGCCCTGTCATACCATTAAACCGGAATACTATGCACTGGCCAGTGGTTCATTAAACGAAAGAAAAGTAAAGGCTCCGTTTCCCGTACATGAGCGGGTGACCTATATACAGGATGAAATTCAGGAACTGCGAATTTTCAACCATGAAGTAGTCTGTGCGAATCAGACCGTCAAGTTTGACCAGCTTATCTTTGCGCTTGGCTGCGTCGATAATCATTTCAATGTGCCGTGGGCAGATGAGTATACGGAAAGCATTCAAACGTTTGGCAAAGCGATGAAAACACGCCAGAAAATTGATGCGCTCCACGAGGAAGGCCATGTCGTCATTATCGGTGGCGGTCTATCTGGCGTCGAATTCGCAAGCGATCTGCGTGAACAGCACCCGAAGCTACAGATTACGATGCTCGAACGCTCTGGACAGGTGCTTCCGACGTTACCAGAACGCGTTCGCAACTATGTGCGCCAGTACCTAGATGATCATCATGTTGATGTGATGACCGATATTAGCGTCGTGATGATTGATGATAAACAGGTGTATTATGGAACGGAGCGAAAAGCGCTACCATATGATGTATGTGTGTGGACTGCCGGGATCATGCCGCATCCGCTGTCAAATTCGCTTCTGGCGTACAGTAACGCCGATCGGATGAATCGAGTTACTGTCAAAGAAAACTACGAGTTGCCGTATTACCATAACATTTTTGTGATCGGGGATTGTGCTGCTTCAGAATTTGCACCAAGCGCCCAGCTCGCACACATTCAAGGACTTCAATTAGGGGAATATTTCCTTACTAGATGGTACGAAACAGAGTATAAGCCAGCACCAATCAAGCTGAAAGGTGTTCTGGGGTATTTAGGTAAGAAAACCGGCTTTGGCCTGGTAAATGATAATGTGCTGCTTGGTAAGGTACCGAATGTAATTAAGTCCGGTGTGCTATGGATGCATAAACATCATATGGGATAACGAAAAATAGCCTTGGGATATCCAAGGTTATTTTTTTATAGCCGAAATTTTTCTCATCTCAAAATCTTAAAAAATCTTAAATTAAGAGATATATTTTTTATGTTTTCTTTTTGTCCGATAATATATATTATGTTAACTTATAAAAAATCCAAACGTCCCAATAACTTTCGGTTCGTTGTTCTGATAAAATTCGTTATCGGGAACTTCCTCCCCTCTAACGTCCTGATAATGAAATCAGCGTCTGAATAACTCTCGGGGTCACATCCATATTTTTTGTTTTATTTAGAAGTTGAAAAAAATTATTCGCCGAATACGCTGCGCAGCTATACGTTTGATCTACACTGTTTTTGTTCTTTTTTACATAAGCAGCAGCGTTCCGTCGAGTTGAAATCCCTTGACATTACGACAGCCCGTCGTTTTATCCAGGATCAAGTGCTCTCATATGGAATCAAACCCCGTATACTCCAGCGGCGTATTTCCTGTCTCAAATCGTTCAGCCACTACTGCGTACGGGAAAAATGGATCAATATTGACTTTATGAGCGGAGTTGATTCACCTAAATCAGATAAACAACAAACTGGAAGAACTGCGAATGCTGTTTAATTTGTATGTATTAGCCGTTTTTGCATTATCCCCAAGCACTAATTGAATCTTGCTGTAGTCTTCGTAAAAATACTCTTGTAGGAGTGGAATAATGGCATTCAAAAATATACCGGCTAGATTCTTTAATGAAGGGTCCTTTGCTAAAGGTGTATAAATTCTTGTACGGTGTAAATATCATGTTTCAGCAGTGAGCCGACCAACGCATACTCTTCCTCACTCACTTCCGCATAATCGACCTTAATTTTATTTTTATCAATAAATGCTAAATAATCACTGTACAGCAAGCCTTTTTTAACGTGAAATAGCTCTTTTAAAAAGCCCCCTAAATCTCTCCTTATCTTCTGCTGTAAATGGCTTTGGCCCCTTTGTACGCTTTCCGCTTTTTCGAGCCATTGCACTCAAATAACGTGTTTGTAATAATTGGTCAATGTTTTCATTTGTATAGCTATACCCATTATGGTGAAGAACCGTACACCCTTTTGCTAAACCTAGCGAAGCAAGACCATAATCTTGCGTAACGATTATATCTCCTTTTTCTGCTAACTTCATAATCCGATAATCCGCAGCATCTGCTCCAGAATCAACATAAATGATTTCCACTCCTGATGGTTGTTCCGCATTAGAATAATGAGAAAAGCTAGTAACAAGGATAACAGGAATTTCAGCATTCGTACCTTCAGAGATAATAATATCTTTTACCGGACAAGCATCTGCATCAACATAAATTTTCATCTTTATTTCTCCCGTAAATAAGTTTGTGTAAATTGTGGAGAAGTTCTGAAGGACCAATCAGGTAATACATCATTCTGCAACGAAAATTGTGCATCATCATAGCATTTGTTCAAAGCTATAAGCTGAAAGATGATGGCATTCGTCTACAATTACGTGTCCATATTCGCTCACAAAGTCTTTGACGATTCCTTTACGGCTTACACTCTGCATGACCGCGATATCGATACGTCCTGTTCTCTTCTGCTTTCCTCCTCCAATTTGGCCTATTTCTTTAAATGGAGTATCCATAAAGGAAGCCAAACGTTCCATCCACTGTCCCATCAGCTCTTTTCGATGAACCAGAATAAGGGTGTTTACTTTACGTTCGGCAATCATGGCCGCAGCGACTACTGTTTTTCCGAATGCTGTGGTTGCGGACAAAATTCCTGTATCATGGGCAAGTAAATTTTTTACCGCTTCTTTTTGCTCCGCATACAGCTCACCTTGAAAACAAGCCTCTATTTTTTCACCTGTACAACGCTCATCTATTACCTCCGTTTTCACACCATAATCCTGTAGCAAACTTATTACAGCATCTACACATCCACGCGGAAGAGCAATGTGATTTGGATAGTCTTCTGCACAGCTAATAATACGCTGCTTATCAAATGTGGAAAGCCTCATTGCCTGCGCTTTGTAAAACTCAGGGTTCTGGAACGCGGCAAGACGATTTAGTCTGTTTAACACCGCTGGGGAAAGACCTACTTTTTCAATATAAAGTAAATTGCTTTGAACCATCTTTACCTTTTCAGGAAGAGGTCCTGTAATCCGTTCTATCTCATTCGTTAAAGAAGCATTCCACGGCCTATCTTCTTGCCCACCTTCAGTCTCATTGTCTTGAATTCCTGTTACATGCCCCTGTTTAATCAAACCGTGGATAATCGCTTGCACATCCGCTTCCTTCATTTTTCTTATGGTTGATAAAAATGCCCATGGGTCATCATAAGGCTGAAAATGTTCATCAACAAATACGCTATTGCCCGCTTTACGCGATTCACCTTGCAGGGGAAGTGCGATTAAATTCCCAAACCCACCTTTTGGCATAGTATCCTGATTTGGAAAAAGACGATCGTAGGAATTAAATGTTAACTCATATCGTTCTTCCATTGTTTTCGTTAAAAGAGCACTGCCCAGGTTTCTGGCTAAAGAAGCCGATACAGGTGTTTCAAAGAAAATCCAGACATGAGCGCCTTTTCCTGAACGCGAACGTTCTATTACTGCCGGCACATTGGATGTATGGCATGTCTGTAAAAACGCCTTTGTGTCTTTCTGCCAATCATTTTTATCAAAATCAATCGCTAAAAATAAACAGGTTTCATCATGGAGAAGTGGATAAATACCAACCGTACGCTTACCGGATAAATGATGATAGATGACATCATCTGTTAAAGGAGTGAACTTCCGATGTTGACAGTCACTACATTTAATTATGGGCTTCTTACATACGGCACGATCCCATTCGTTAATACAGACTGGAGAGTATCCAGACTTTCCGTTTTTACTTTCCCAGCGAACAGCGTATACGTCCATTCGACCTTGAAAAAGACTACGGAACAACGCAATTTTTCACATTCAAGCAACGCTTGTTTAAGCTGGAGATGGAGTTTTTCGTATTCGTTTCTAAGATTCATACCCTATCCTCCGGAATATCAATACTCTATCTAAGTATAACACCAATTAAATCTGCGACCCGATCGGAATAAAAAAAGCCTATCCGCAGTTTTTGTACAATCACGGACAGGCTTTTTAGGAAGTTTTGTATTCATACTTAATGGATCAGTTTCTGGATTTCTTCTGCTGGTAAATCGGATGCTTTCGAAAGTATTTCTACATCTCGAACCCCTAATGCGACTAGTTTTTTAATAAGTTCTAGCTTTCCTTCTTCTTTTCCCTCAAGTCGGGCCTTGTCCACCATTTCATCTAATGTCCGTTCTAAATTGTGCATCATCATAGCGAATCCATCCTCCTTCCCTTCTTCAATCATACGCTTGGCTTCTTCTTGTATTTGTATCTGCACTTAGATAACGAACGGCATGGGTTAGTTTTTGCAGGCGATTCCGAAGCGATTCTTGATCTCCGTTCTGATCCAATAAAAAGACGGTCCCGATGAGGTTGGATACTTCAAGAAGTTCTTCTTCTGAATACTCCTTGATATTTATAGCCTCTATAAAATTACTAAAAACTATTTATTCTTACACTCTTTATTTTCCTTTAGGGGATATTCTTCTCCCCCCTTACTAAACCACAGTGGATCTTTGTCATCGACATCACCATTATAGTTGATGAGGATTTCTTCTCCTGCTCTTATGTCTGTGTAAGCATAGAAGTCAAATGTGTGGTTCTCAAAGTTAATATCATAAGTGGCATTGGGCTTATATGAATGGTTAAACAGCATCCCATATCCTAAAACGACTGCAGTGTGGTTTGCACCATACTCAAACACGTAATCGGCAAGTACTGTTTGCTCTATAAAAACATGCTCCTCATTCAGATAAGGAATAACCGGTGCCTCATGTATGAGTGTACCTTTTGCTATATCGCGTGTCGCGAATACCCCTCTATTGAATTCTCCATTACTAAGTGTGGAAGTTTTTATCTCAATCATACTCGGCACCTACCCATTCTTTTTTATGAACCTTATCTTGTTAAGCCTCCCAGTTGGAACGAAAGCTTGTATGTAGCTAAAAAATAAAATAACCACATTTTAAAGATAAAAAAAGAACCCTTGAAAAGGGTTCTTTTTTTCAGTACGTCTATTCAGGTTCCACAACCTGATTGCAACAGACGTAGCGCAAATATCGGCTCAGACATTTACTATAACACCTTTTCAATCGAAATACCACTATGACCAAACAATTTTTCAGTCATGGTACTATATAATTAGTTAAAATAGCTGTTCGTAATCAACTAGTGGGAGTGTACTATAATTTTCAATCCGTTATCGATTGCTCTGAAAACAAAATCGTAATACCCCTCTCCTTGGGCGGCAAAGTCTCCCCTTCCGACCAATAGACATTTTTGTTCTTTTGCCCCGCTGCTGTTAAATTCAAACCCGATCGCTTTCACAGTCTGTTCTTTTCCCTGAAGGAGAGCTCGGAACGACGCCTCGTCGATTTTATATAATCCCTTTAACTCCGACTGTTGGATGGAAAAATCATCAAGATTTCGATTGGTCTTCAGCAGGTGGATATGATTAAATTCTCGATCTTTATAGGTTTCGGTAATATAGTTCCCTTTATACATGCCTAAAGGGATTAATTCCGAATAGTCTACGTGGATCCCTAATTCCTCATGCAGTTCACGAACCCCATCTTCTACGGTCTCTCCCTTAAGTATATGTCCTGCTGCTGAAATATCCAATTGATTAGGAAAAGTCTCCTTAGAGGGATGGCGCTTCTGGAACAAGATATAGGGACAGTCTCCCTCCAGCAGGATTACCCAGCAATGAAATGTCTGATGCCAATATCCTTGCCGGTGGATTTCTCCGCGAGTCGCAACCCCTATAGGTTTCATCTCCCCGTTCAATATATCGATATATTCATCCATGCTTATTCACCTCTCTCCCATTATAGTCTTTCTTGAATCACAGCTCTCACAAAGTATTAAAGTTTTAATAATTGAATCAATTGGCGCTTTCTATACCTTTCTGCCATTCAAGATTTATACAACGCGACCAGCCACGACCTTACATTTGTGATGGATATAAGTGATTGGAACAGAAAAGGTTATCCATTGAGTAAGTCGTACCAATTATCTGGAAATCCAATGTCATTAAGTTTTACATCTTCGTATTGTTCTAATAAAGCATGCAGATTAGTAACAAAACTATGCCATTCCTCGTTATCTCTGCACAACCTACGCATAATATAAATAGCTGAGAACACGCTACCTTCTTTGACCCCTTTTTGTAAATCAGAATCAAAAAGCTTAGGAGATACAATTAGTTTTCTTTTGTTATATAGCCGTCCATAATGGGCACATACATTTCTGATATATGATAAGCATCTTAGCCAACTTTTAATGTAAAACGCTGAGACGTAATATATCGATTGTGCTATTTGTTTTTGATCCTCTTTATGCAAATTATGAAACAACATAGAAAGAGCACCGAATGATAGTACTTCAACCATTACCCAAGCAGGAAGCTGCCCGTTATATTTAATTTTATGGTGAGTGATGAAAGTTTCGTTCTCGTGCTTCACTTCATTGTCTATCCGAGATAGAAATTCAGCATGCCATTTTTCGTTTTGAAAAAATTTTCTATTTTTATATCCTATACTT
It contains:
- a CDS encoding site-specific integrase yields the protein MFYLEVEKNYSPNTLRSYTFDLHCFCSFLHKQQRSVELKSLDITTARRFIQDQVLSYGIKPRILQRRISCLKSFSHYCVREKWINIDFMSGVDSPKSDKQQTGRTANAV
- a CDS encoding MBL fold metallo-hydrolase, which gives rise to MTRKRYGNLDGIQNKHGFAEVRRWRRERKQKKKDLSYVVPQAANKQIAWLSANRSASSITWIGHATFLIQINGCNILTDPVWAKRMGLEKRLSEPGLRLDQLPPIDVVLISHGHYDHLDIGTLKRLPGSPVYLVPEGLGRLLTRRGFTHVHEFVWWEKMSDKGCTFTFVPAQHWVRRGLWDMNTSHWGGWVVQAENAPSVYFVGDTGYFRGFTEIGKRFAIDTVLMPIGAYEPEWFMQTAHINPEDAVKAFCELHAQTCIPMHYGAFRLADDTAAEALNRFTTAWNEQNLSTDRLRVLQLGETWQPSM
- a CDS encoding Abi family protein — protein: MSESTEQPNLKPPLTYEEQLNLLKIRGLVIKNDLEATEILKRVNYYRLKGYMLSLKQKEQFFAGISFEHIFNLYEFDRKLRNILIPMLENIEIAFRTDIAYLLAHKYGSIGYKNRKFFQNEKWHAEFLSRIDNEVKHENETFITHHKIKYNGQLPAWVMVEVLSFGALSMLFHNLHKEDQKQIAQSIYYVSAFYIKSWLRCLSYIRNVCAHYGRLYNKRKLIVSPKLFDSDLQKGVKEGSVFSAIYIMRRLCRDNEEWHSFVTNLHALLEQYEDVKLNDIGFPDNWYDLLNG
- a CDS encoding ArsR/SmtB family transcription factor, which translates into the protein MMENFQRFEAKAKLLKALSHPVRLCIARGLLENGACNVTKIHCGLNMPQSTISQHLLKLKEAGIIHGERKGVEIFYSISSDAMRELIRALKLE
- a CDS encoding CoA-disulfide reductase; its protein translation is MKPKKIVIVGGVAGGATAAARLRRLDETAEIVLFERGEHISFANCGLPYYIGETITSRKALLVQTVDGMSKKFNMDIRNRSEVVRINRDAKTVTVHNLGTRETYDESYDVLILSPGAKPIMPAIPGIDEAEQLFTLRNIPDTDRIKEYVDTHKPARAVIVGGGFIGLEMAENLHDRGVAVTLVQRGNQVMTSIDYELAAMLHTHMREKGVDLILEDEVETFEDRGRTVNLKSGRRIVTDMILLAIGVEPENQLAKDAGLALGVRNATKVNATLQTTDPSIYAIGDAIEVTDFVSGKPTMIPLAWPANRQGRLVADHINGLDVAYRGTMGTSIAKVFDLTVASTGMNEKALQRLSIPYEAVHIHPNSHAGYYPGASPISLKLLFNREDGTIYGAQAVGRDGVDKRIDVIAVAIKAGMTVRDLPDLELSYAPPYSSAKDPVNMAGYVALNIMDGLSDIVQWHQIDDIVADGGLLIDVREPIEREMGFIPGSINIPLGDIRERMDEIPKEKPVYVSCQVGLRGYLAARILRQYGYQVYNVDGGYKTYSNAFQPQKHQPVATNDSGVAEIKGETQAVKTDAQPIEASVTLSVNACGLQCPGPIMQVYENMQNLNDGDILEVKATDPGFARDIAAWCKNTGNTLVSSEFDQNTCIVKIRKGCDASQAVCNLSAGTQKNATLVVFSGDLDKAMASFIIASGAAAMGKKVTMFFTFWGLNILRRPDAPKVEKDSMEKMFGMMMPKGAGALPLSKMNMGGMGTVMMKKVMSKKNVDDLDTLIANAKRAGVKMIACTMSMDVMGIKAEEFIDGVELGGVATYLGETEGSGLNLFI
- a CDS encoding NAD(P)/FAD-dependent oxidoreductase — encoded protein: MKQIVVVGAGYAGISFLHTVLPHIPEDVQITVLDRLPCHTIKPEYYALASGSLNERKVKAPFPVHERVTYIQDEIQELRIFNHEVVCANQTVKFDQLIFALGCVDNHFNVPWADEYTESIQTFGKAMKTRQKIDALHEEGHVVIIGGGLSGVEFASDLREQHPKLQITMLERSGQVLPTLPERVRNYVRQYLDDHHVDVMTDISVVMIDDKQVYYGTERKALPYDVCVWTAGIMPHPLSNSLLAYSNADRMNRVTVKENYELPYYHNIFVIGDCAASEFAPSAQLAHIQGLQLGEYFLTRWYETEYKPAPIKLKGVLGYLGKKTGFGLVNDNVLLGKVPNVIKSGVLWMHKHHMG
- a CDS encoding YaiI/YqxD family protein, which produces MKIYVDADACPVKDIIISEGTNAEIPVILVTSFSHYSNAEQPSGVEIIYVDSGADAADYRIMKLAEKGDIIVTQDYGLASLGLAKGCTVLHHNGYSYTNENIDQLLQTRYLSAMARKSGKRTKGPKPFTAEDKERFRGLFKRAISR
- a CDS encoding TOTE conflict system archaeo-eukaryotic primase domain-containing protein translates to MDVYAVRWESKNGKSGYSPVCINEWDRAVCKKPIIKCSDCQHRKFTPLTDDVIYHHLSGKRTVGIYPLLHDETCLFLAIDFDKNDWQKDTKAFLQTCHTSNVPAVIERSRSGKGAHVWIFFETPVSASLARNLGSALLTKTMEERYELTFNSYDRLFPNQDTMPKGGFGNLIALPLQGESRKAGNSVFVDEHFQPYDDPWAFLSTIRKMKEADVQAIIHGLIKQGHVTGIQDNETEGGQEDRPWNASLTNEIERITGPLPEKVKMVQSNLLYIEKVGLSPAVLNRLNRLAAFQNPEFYKAQAMRLSTFDKQRIISCAEDYPNHIALPRGCVDAVISLLQDYGVKTEVIDERCTGEKIEACFQGELYAEQKEAVKNLLAHDTGILSATTAFGKTVVAAAMIAERKVNTLILVHRKELMGQWMERLASFMDTPFKEIGQIGGGKQKRTGRIDIAVMQSVSRKGIVKDFVSEYGHVIVDECHHLSAYSFEQML
- a CDS encoding SET domain-containing protein; this encodes MIEIKTSTLSNGEFNRGVFATRDIAKGTLIHEAPVIPYLNEEHVFIEQTVLADYVFEYGANHTAVVLGYGMLFNHSYKPNATYDINFENHTFDFYAYTDIRAGEEILINYNGDVDDKDPLWFSKGGEEYPLKENKECKNK
- a CDS encoding NUDIX hydrolase — protein: MDEYIDILNGEMKPIGVATRGEIHRQGYWHQTFHCWVILLEGDCPYILFQKRHPSKETFPNQLDISAAGHILKGETVEDGVRELHEELGIHVDYSELIPLGMYKGNYITETYKDREFNHIHLLKTNRNLDDFSIQQSELKGLYKIDEASFRALLQGKEQTVKAIGFEFNSSGAKEQKCLLVGRGDFAAQGEGYYDFVFRAIDNGLKIIVHSH